The following proteins are encoded in a genomic region of Primulina huaijiensis isolate GDHJ02 chromosome 3, ASM1229523v2, whole genome shotgun sequence:
- the LOC140973340 gene encoding magnesium/proton exchanger-like isoform X1, producing the protein MPHLNNTSENVLGSSNTIGHEKCGLYLLFKWETGLGDGFRGFLYSMALAYCFIGLSAITGCFFRSMENVVKHTRLVEEIDPCTNAKVPKHKKVWNYAIADITLLAFGTSFPQISLATIDAIRNTGNLYAGGLGPGTLVGSAAFDLFPIHAVCVVVPKAGELKKISDIGVWLVELVWSFWAYIWLYIILEVWTPDVITLLEALLTVLQYGLLLTHAYAQDKRWPYVSLPLPRSERPEEWVPPETSTHRDGNRNNKKYPGILEVNENRDGNHAGVLSIRSGAAYQKLPDTIESSEQSSEDIVTYNENFLAIWKQQFVDALMFSNSESRKVNNTWLWLAKALLQFLIAPWRFLFAFVPPYQIAHGWVAFIFALTFISGIAYIVTKLTDMISCVTGIDPYVIAFTALAAGTSWPDLVASKIAAERQITADSAIANITCSNSVNIYVGIGVPWLINTSYNFFAYNEPLRIEKAEGLSFSLLVFFATSAGCIGVLVFRRITLGAELGGPRFWAWITSVYFMLLWLIFVVLSSLRVSGII; encoded by the exons ATGCCCCATCTTAATAACACTTCTGAGAATGTGCTGGGGAGTTCCAATACCATTGGGCATGAGAAATGTGGACTTTATTTGCTTTTCAAGTGGGAAACCGGGCTTGGTGATGGTTTCAGAGGCTTCTTGTATTCCATGGCTCTTGCCTACTGTTTTATTGGCTTATCGGCTATAACTGGTTGCTTTTTCCGGTCTATGGAAAATGTTGTCAAGCATACACGACTAGTGGAAGAGATAGATCCTTGTACAAATGCCAAAGTTCCCAAACACAAAAAGGTTTGGAATTATGCCATAGCAGACATCACTTTACTGGCATTCGGAACTAGCTTTCCCCAAATTTCATTGGCTACCATTGATGCTATAAGGAATACTGGAAATTTGTATGCTGGAG GTTTAGGTCCCGGAACACTTGTTGGCTCTGCGGCTTTTGATTTATTTCCCATTCATGCGGTTTGTGTTGTGGTTCCTAAAGCTGGAGAACTTAAAAAGATTTCAGATATTGGAGTGTGGCTTGTGGAGCTCGTTTGGTCTTTCTGGGCTTACATTTGGCTGTACATAATACTGGAG GTGTGGACGCCAGATGTCATTACTCTTCTTGAAGCTTTGTTGACAGTGCTGCAATATGGGTTACTGCTTACACATGCATATGCTCAAGACAAGCGTTGGCCATACGTGTCTTTGCCATT ACCAAGATCTGAGAGGCCGGAAGAATGGGTACCACCAGAAACTTCTACCCACAGGGATGGCAACAGGAATAATAAGAAGTACCCAGGAATACTGGAAGTTAATGAAAATAGAGATGGAAATCATGCTGGTGTTTTATCTATCCGCAGTG GTGCTGCGTATCAAAAGTTACCTGATACCATCGAATCCTCAGAGCAATCTAGTGAAGATATAGTTACATACAATGAGAATTTTCTAGCCATCTGGAAGCAACAGTTCGTTGATGCACTCATG TTTTCAAACTCAGAATCAAGAAAAGTGAACAATACATGGCTATGGCTAGCAAAGGCATTGTTGCAGTTTCTCATTGCACCGTGGAGATTCCTATTTGCTTTTGTGCCTCCTTATCAAATTGCTCATGGATGGGTTGCCTTCATTTTTGCTTTAACCTTTATCAGCGGGATAGCTTACATTGTAACTAAGCTTACAGATATGATAAGCTGTGTAACAG GTATTGATCCTTATGTCATAGCATTCACAGCACTCGCAGCTGGAACATCATGGCCAGATTTAGTAGCAAGCAAGATTGCAGCAGAGAGGCAGATAACAGCTGACTCTGCCATAGCTAATATCACTTGCAG CAACTCGGTGAACATATATGTTGGCATTGGCGTACCGTGGCTCATCAACACATCCTACAATTTCTTTGCATACAATGAACCATTGCGGATAGAGAAGGCGGAGGGGCTCAGCTTCTCTTTACTCGTGTTCTTTGCTACTTCTGCAGGATGTATTGGTGTTTTGGTATTTCGGCGGATTACTTTGGGTGCTGAGCTTGGAGGTCCAAGATTTTGGGCCTGGATCACTAGTGTTTATTTCATGCTGCTATGGCTTATTTTTGTTGTACTTTCATCTTTACGTGTTTCTGGCATTATTTAA
- the LOC140973333 gene encoding U1 small nuclear ribonucleoprotein A, translating to MAEVNPTATEIQPNMTIYINNLNEKTKLDELKKSLLAVFSQFGKILEVLAFKTLKHKGQAWVVFEEVSSAANAHRQMQGFPFYDKPMRIQYAKTKSDIIAKADGTFMPREKKRKHDDRGRKKKDQTDANQASMGLNPAYAGAYGAAPPLSQIPFAGARAVPEAPAPPNNILFIQNLPPQTTSMMLQMLFSQCPGFKEVRMVEAKPGIAFVEYENEMQSTVAMQGLQGFKITEDNPMLITYAKK from the exons ATGGCGGAGGTTAACCCTACGGCCACTGAAATCCAACCCAACATGACAATATACATTAACAACCTCAACGAGAAAACCAAGCTCGACG AATTGAAGAAATCTCTGCTCGCTGTGTTTTCACAGTTCGGGAAAATATTGGAGGTTTTAGCGTTCAAAACCCTAAAACACAAGGGCCAAGCATGGGTCGTTTTCGAGGAGGTTTCTTCCGCCGCCAATGCGCATCGTCAGATGCAAGGGTTTCCGTTTTACGACAAGCCCATG AGGATACAATATGCAAAGACAAAATCAGATATCATTGCAAAGGCGGATGGAACTTTTATGCCtcgagaaaaaaaaaggaagcaTGACGATAGAG GAAGAAAGAAAAAGGATCaaactgatgctaatcaagcaTCAATGGGTCTGAATCCTGCATATGCTGGTGCCTATGGCGCTGCCCCTCCT TTGTCTCAAATACCATTTGCAGGTGCAAGGGCTGTTCCAGAGGCTCCTGCTCCACCAAATAACATCTTATTCATTCAGAATCTTCCTCCTCAGACAACTTCAATGATGTTGCAAATGCTGTTCAGTCAATGTCCTGGATTTAAGGAAGTTAGGATGGTTGAAGCAAAGCCAGGAATTGCTTTTGTTGAGTACGAGAATGAAATGCAGTCGACAGTTGCAATGCAGGGGCTTCAAGGATTCAAGATAACCGAAGACAATCCAATGTTGATCACCTATGCCAAAAAGTAA
- the LOC140973340 gene encoding magnesium/proton exchanger-like isoform X2, with the protein MPHLNNTSENVLGSSNTIGHEKCGLYLLFKWETGLGDGFRGFLYSMALAYCFIGLSAITGCFFRSMENVVKHTRLVEEIDPCTNAKVPKHKKVWNYAIADITLLAFGTSFPQISLATIDAIRNTGNLYAGGLGPGTLVGSAAFDLFPIHAVCVVVPKAGELKKISDIGVWLVELVWSFWAYIWLYIILEVWTPDVITLLEALLTVLQYGLLLTHAYAQDKRWPYVSLPLPRSERPEEWVPPETSTHRDGNRNNKKYPGILEVNENRDGNHAGVLSIRSGAAYQKLPDTIESSEQSSEDIVTYNENFLAIWKQQFVDALMFSNSESRKVNNTWLWLAKALLQFLIAPWRFLFAFVPPYQIAHGWVAFIFALTFISGIAYIVTKLTDMISCVTGIDPYVIAFTALAAGTSWPDLVASKIAAERQITADSAIANITCRMYWCFGISADYFGC; encoded by the exons ATGCCCCATCTTAATAACACTTCTGAGAATGTGCTGGGGAGTTCCAATACCATTGGGCATGAGAAATGTGGACTTTATTTGCTTTTCAAGTGGGAAACCGGGCTTGGTGATGGTTTCAGAGGCTTCTTGTATTCCATGGCTCTTGCCTACTGTTTTATTGGCTTATCGGCTATAACTGGTTGCTTTTTCCGGTCTATGGAAAATGTTGTCAAGCATACACGACTAGTGGAAGAGATAGATCCTTGTACAAATGCCAAAGTTCCCAAACACAAAAAGGTTTGGAATTATGCCATAGCAGACATCACTTTACTGGCATTCGGAACTAGCTTTCCCCAAATTTCATTGGCTACCATTGATGCTATAAGGAATACTGGAAATTTGTATGCTGGAG GTTTAGGTCCCGGAACACTTGTTGGCTCTGCGGCTTTTGATTTATTTCCCATTCATGCGGTTTGTGTTGTGGTTCCTAAAGCTGGAGAACTTAAAAAGATTTCAGATATTGGAGTGTGGCTTGTGGAGCTCGTTTGGTCTTTCTGGGCTTACATTTGGCTGTACATAATACTGGAG GTGTGGACGCCAGATGTCATTACTCTTCTTGAAGCTTTGTTGACAGTGCTGCAATATGGGTTACTGCTTACACATGCATATGCTCAAGACAAGCGTTGGCCATACGTGTCTTTGCCATT ACCAAGATCTGAGAGGCCGGAAGAATGGGTACCACCAGAAACTTCTACCCACAGGGATGGCAACAGGAATAATAAGAAGTACCCAGGAATACTGGAAGTTAATGAAAATAGAGATGGAAATCATGCTGGTGTTTTATCTATCCGCAGTG GTGCTGCGTATCAAAAGTTACCTGATACCATCGAATCCTCAGAGCAATCTAGTGAAGATATAGTTACATACAATGAGAATTTTCTAGCCATCTGGAAGCAACAGTTCGTTGATGCACTCATG TTTTCAAACTCAGAATCAAGAAAAGTGAACAATACATGGCTATGGCTAGCAAAGGCATTGTTGCAGTTTCTCATTGCACCGTGGAGATTCCTATTTGCTTTTGTGCCTCCTTATCAAATTGCTCATGGATGGGTTGCCTTCATTTTTGCTTTAACCTTTATCAGCGGGATAGCTTACATTGTAACTAAGCTTACAGATATGATAAGCTGTGTAACAG GTATTGATCCTTATGTCATAGCATTCACAGCACTCGCAGCTGGAACATCATGGCCAGATTTAGTAGCAAGCAAGATTGCAGCAGAGAGGCAGATAACAGCTGACTCTGCCATAGCTAATATCACTTGCAG GATGTATTGGTGTTTTGGTATTTCGGCGGATTACTTTGGGTGCTGA